Proteins encoded within one genomic window of Variovorax sp. OAS795:
- a CDS encoding type II toxin-antitoxin system Phd/YefM family antitoxin, which translates to MKTWPVQDAKARFSEFLEACLADGPQMVTKRGSEAAVLVPAAEWRRLHATAKPSLKELLLSAEARTEFLVPQRGAARRRRITPIR; encoded by the coding sequence ATGAAGACATGGCCGGTGCAGGACGCCAAGGCGCGTTTCAGCGAATTTCTCGAGGCTTGTCTTGCAGACGGCCCGCAAATGGTCACCAAGCGGGGGAGCGAGGCCGCCGTGCTGGTGCCGGCCGCAGAGTGGCGGCGATTGCATGCCACTGCCAAGCCCTCCCTGAAGGAGTTGCTGCTCTCGGCCGAGGCACGCACCGAGTTTCTCGTGCCGCAGCGCGGTGCGGCGCGCCGGCGCCGCATCACGCCCATTCGATGA
- a CDS encoding tripartite tricarboxylate transporter substrate binding protein has product MPQARISRRRFTLAAAAAATVPMPTFAQGTWPGKPVRIIVPYTPGGFTDQMARLVQVGLQARLGQPVVIDNKPGANSLIGVDAIAKAAPDGTTFGVVIAAYAANTTLYPKLPYDPKKDLTGVSLMGVSPLLAAVNVDAPFKTARELIDYARANPGKVSFGSSGNGSAAHLTTELWKSLTQTYMIHIPYRGAVPALTDLMGGQIQLFFDAPTGLINQAKAGKVRLIGVAGDKRLPAVPDVPTFIEQGFAGFTGSTWAGMLAPAGTPRDIVKRMSEEVSRIIRSDETRARLDAMGTFPAGSTPEEFDAFIAAETAKWAKVIRTAGVKAE; this is encoded by the coding sequence ATGCCGCAGGCCCGAATTTCACGCCGCCGATTCACCCTTGCCGCGGCCGCCGCCGCAACCGTTCCGATGCCCACGTTCGCGCAGGGCACGTGGCCCGGCAAGCCAGTCCGCATCATCGTGCCCTACACGCCGGGCGGCTTCACCGACCAGATGGCGCGGCTGGTGCAAGTGGGCTTGCAGGCGCGGCTCGGCCAACCCGTGGTGATCGACAACAAGCCCGGCGCCAACAGCCTCATCGGTGTCGATGCCATCGCCAAGGCCGCGCCCGACGGCACCACCTTCGGCGTCGTGATTGCGGCCTATGCGGCCAACACCACGCTGTATCCCAAGCTGCCTTACGACCCGAAGAAAGACTTGACCGGCGTTTCGCTGATGGGCGTCTCGCCGCTGCTGGCGGCGGTCAACGTCGATGCGCCGTTCAAGACCGCGCGCGAACTCATCGACTACGCGCGCGCGAACCCCGGCAAGGTGAGCTTCGGCTCCTCGGGCAACGGATCGGCAGCGCACCTGACGACCGAGCTGTGGAAGTCGCTCACGCAGACCTACATGATCCACATCCCGTACCGCGGCGCGGTGCCTGCGCTGACCGACCTCATGGGCGGGCAGATCCAGTTGTTCTTCGATGCGCCCACCGGGCTCATCAACCAGGCCAAGGCCGGCAAGGTGCGCCTCATCGGTGTGGCGGGCGACAAGCGCCTGCCGGCGGTGCCCGACGTGCCGACCTTCATCGAGCAGGGCTTCGCGGGCTTCACCGGCAGCACCTGGGCCGGCATGCTGGCGCCCGCGGGCACGCCGCGCGACATCGTCAAGCGCATGTCCGAAGAGGTGTCGCGCATCATCAGGAGCGACGAGACGCGCGCCAGGCTGGACGCCATGGGCACGTTCCCGGCGGGCAGCACGCCGGAAGAGTTCGATGCCTTCATTGCGGCCGAGACGGCCAAGTGGGCGAAGGTGATCCGTACGGCGGGCGTGAAGGCGGAATAG
- a CDS encoding alpha/beta hydrolase: protein MASVVERMARAGHPSLDQLTPEEAKASYEKGAGVLEVPKPELARIEDFVIAARDGFGLPARLYAPSSAKLPVLVYFHGGGFTVGNIRTHDTLCRVLSHKSGCAVVSVDYRLAPAHKFPTASDDAWDAFSFIAKEGARLGLDPGRLAVGGDSAGGTLAAVCAILARDAGLPLALQLLIYPGTAAHQDTASHQRHADGPLLTKAMIDYFFGQYVRTPADRDDWRFAPLLADDVDGVAPAWVGLAECDAVVDEGIAYADKLRAAGVAVDLEIYRGVIHEFLKMGRAIPEALQAQDDAARAIKQALKP, encoded by the coding sequence ATGGCCAGCGTGGTCGAACGCATGGCGCGCGCCGGCCACCCGAGCCTGGACCAGCTCACGCCCGAGGAGGCCAAGGCGTCGTACGAAAAAGGCGCCGGCGTGCTCGAGGTGCCCAAGCCCGAACTCGCGCGCATCGAAGACTTCGTCATTGCCGCGCGCGACGGCTTCGGGTTGCCGGCACGGCTCTATGCGCCGTCGTCTGCAAAGCTGCCGGTGCTGGTGTACTTTCATGGCGGCGGCTTCACGGTGGGCAACATCCGCACGCACGACACGCTGTGCCGCGTGCTGAGCCACAAGAGCGGCTGTGCGGTGGTCTCGGTCGATTACCGGCTGGCGCCCGCACACAAGTTTCCGACCGCATCGGACGACGCATGGGATGCGTTTTCCTTCATTGCGAAGGAAGGCGCGCGCCTTGGACTGGACCCGGGCCGCCTTGCCGTGGGCGGCGACAGCGCCGGTGGCACGCTGGCCGCGGTATGCGCCATTCTTGCGCGCGATGCAGGCCTGCCGCTCGCGCTGCAGCTGCTGATCTACCCCGGCACCGCCGCGCACCAGGACACCGCCTCGCACCAACGCCATGCCGACGGTCCGCTGCTCACGAAGGCGATGATCGACTACTTCTTCGGCCAGTACGTGCGCACGCCGGCCGACCGGGACGACTGGCGCTTCGCGCCGCTCCTGGCCGACGATGTCGACGGCGTGGCGCCGGCCTGGGTCGGCCTGGCCGAATGCGATGCGGTGGTGGACGAAGGCATTGCCTACGCCGACAAGCTGCGCGCCGCCGGCGTTGCCGTCGATCTTGAAATCTATCGCGGCGTGATCCACGAGTTCCTGAAAATGGGCCGCGCCATTCCCGAGGCGCTGCAGGCGCAGGACGATGCGGCGCGAGCCATCAAGCAAGCACTGAAACCATGA
- a CDS encoding type II toxin-antitoxin system VapC family toxin, whose protein sequence is MYLLDTNVISELRRPRPHGAVVAWLAPIADNDLHLSAVTIGEIQAGIEITREQDAAKADQIEQWAALVAASYNVLPMDAETFRLWARLMHRSSNTLYEDAMIAATAKQHSLTVVTRNVADFADFGVDVFNPFGSSAA, encoded by the coding sequence ATGTACCTGCTGGACACCAACGTCATCTCGGAACTGCGCCGGCCTCGTCCCCATGGCGCGGTCGTTGCATGGCTCGCACCCATCGCCGACAACGACCTGCATCTTTCCGCGGTCACGATCGGCGAAATCCAGGCCGGCATCGAGATCACGCGCGAGCAGGATGCCGCCAAGGCGGATCAGATCGAGCAATGGGCCGCACTGGTCGCTGCCTCCTACAACGTCCTGCCCATGGATGCGGAAACGTTCAGGTTGTGGGCCAGGCTGATGCACCGCAGTTCGAACACGCTGTATGAAGACGCCATGATTGCCGCAACGGCAAAGCAGCATTCATTGACGGTCGTGACGCGCAACGTCGCCGACTTTGCCGACTTCGGTGTCGATGTCTTCAACCCGTTCGGATCGAGCGCGGCATGA
- a CDS encoding YbgC/FadM family acyl-CoA thioesterase, translated as MTEETIPRRKDFRFFHRLRVRWAEVDMQKIVFNAHYLMYFDTAIADYWRALALPYEEAMHALGGDLYVRKATVDFRASARMDDVIDVAMKCARIGNSSMVFEGALFRQDQYLVGCELVYVFADPATQTSKPVPPLLREILTGFEAGEPMRTVETGDWKTLGEGASALRRAVFIEEQNIPKELEWDAHDEVVLHAVACNRLGQAIATGRLLNAVDGTAMLGRMAVHRALRSGGHGAAIMQALEAAAKARGDREIGLHAQRSAERFYARLGYKVHGEPFDEAGIPHIEMRRALDQ; from the coding sequence ATGACCGAAGAGACCATTCCCCGTAGAAAAGACTTCCGCTTCTTCCACCGCCTGCGCGTGCGCTGGGCCGAAGTCGACATGCAGAAGATCGTGTTCAACGCGCACTACCTGATGTACTTCGACACCGCGATTGCCGACTACTGGCGCGCGCTCGCGCTGCCTTATGAAGAGGCCATGCATGCGCTGGGCGGCGACCTGTACGTGCGCAAGGCAACCGTAGACTTTCGCGCTTCCGCGCGCATGGACGACGTGATCGACGTGGCCATGAAGTGCGCGCGCATCGGCAACTCGTCGATGGTGTTCGAGGGCGCGCTGTTCCGGCAGGACCAGTACCTGGTGGGCTGCGAGCTCGTCTACGTTTTTGCCGACCCCGCCACGCAGACCTCGAAGCCGGTGCCGCCTTTGCTGCGCGAGATTCTCACCGGCTTCGAGGCCGGCGAGCCGATGCGCACCGTGGAAACCGGCGACTGGAAAACCCTGGGCGAAGGTGCGAGCGCGCTGCGCCGCGCGGTCTTCATCGAGGAGCAGAACATTCCCAAGGAGCTGGAATGGGACGCGCACGATGAGGTGGTGCTGCATGCCGTCGCCTGCAACCGGCTCGGCCAGGCGATTGCGACCGGCCGGCTGCTGAACGCAGTGGACGGCACGGCCATGCTCGGCCGCATGGCCGTGCACCGGGCGCTGCGCAGCGGGGGGCACGGCGCCGCGATCATGCAGGCGCTCGAGGCCGCGGCCAAGGCGCGAGGCGACCGTGAGATCGGCCTGCATGCGCAGCGCAGCGCGGAGCGTTTCTATGCACGGCTCGGCTACAAGGTGCACGGCGAGCCTTTCGATGAGGCCGGCATCCCGCACATCGAGATGCGCCGCGCGCTGGATCAGTAG
- a CDS encoding patatin-like phospholipase family protein yields the protein MKALRIYAGPAARKHIEANGLRPQDVRTIPGAAGGPKGLVLGPLDRFIFGRWLTQSSQPVHLVGASIGAWRLATACLSDPLQAFERFEHDYVRQQFDVPPGQKRLSPKQLSERFAQSLVDFYGGRIGEVLDHPRYQLHVVTSRGRHILGREGRARTPFGYLGAFATNSLYRKGLGAWLERCVFSTPGAALPFGTSDFRTRQHALSEENFNLVLQASCSIPFLLAAVHDIPGAPRGAYWDGGITDYHLHLDYQPADEGIVLYPHFQRAVVPGWLDKGLRWRHKSTGFLDRMVVLAPDADWIRSLPNGKLPDRKDFIHFANDPQARIGAWHRATREAQRLSDEFEAWLATGRTADVLPL from the coding sequence ATGAAAGCCCTGCGCATCTACGCCGGCCCCGCGGCCCGCAAGCACATCGAGGCGAACGGCCTGCGCCCGCAGGATGTGCGCACCATTCCGGGTGCGGCGGGCGGGCCCAAGGGCCTGGTGCTCGGGCCGCTCGACCGCTTCATCTTCGGTCGCTGGCTCACGCAATCGAGCCAGCCGGTGCACCTGGTCGGCGCATCGATCGGCGCGTGGCGGCTGGCGACGGCCTGCCTGTCCGATCCCCTCCAGGCCTTCGAGCGCTTCGAGCACGACTACGTGCGCCAGCAGTTCGATGTGCCGCCAGGGCAGAAGCGGCTCAGCCCGAAGCAGCTGAGCGAGCGCTTTGCCCAGAGCCTCGTCGACTTCTACGGCGGACGCATCGGCGAGGTGCTGGACCATCCGCGCTACCAGCTCCACGTGGTGACTTCGCGCGGGCGCCACATCCTCGGACGCGAGGGCAGGGCGCGCACGCCTTTCGGCTACCTGGGCGCCTTTGCCACAAACAGCCTGTACCGCAAGGGCCTGGGCGCATGGCTCGAACGCTGCGTGTTCTCCACGCCCGGCGCAGCCCTGCCTTTCGGCACCAGCGACTTCCGCACGCGCCAGCATGCACTCAGCGAAGAGAACTTCAACCTGGTGCTGCAGGCCTCGTGTTCGATTCCCTTCCTGCTGGCCGCGGTGCACGACATTCCCGGCGCTCCGCGCGGCGCGTACTGGGACGGTGGCATCACCGACTACCACCTGCACCTGGACTACCAGCCGGCCGACGAAGGCATCGTGCTGTATCCGCACTTTCAACGCGCGGTGGTGCCCGGCTGGCTCGACAAGGGCCTGCGCTGGCGCCACAAGTCCACCGGCTTTCTCGACCGCATGGTGGTGCTCGCGCCCGACGCCGACTGGATACGCTCGCTGCCGAACGGCAAGCTGCCCGATCGCAAGGACTTCATCCATTTTGCGAACGACCCGCAGGCGCGCATCGGCGCATGGCACAGGGCGACGCGCGAGGCACAGCGGCTGTCGGACGAGTTCGAGGCCTGGCTCGCGACCGGCCGCACGGCCGACGTGCTGCCGCTCTGA
- a CDS encoding iron-containing alcohol dehydrogenase — protein MALIQYLTQIQFEFGAIKLLSSECARIGITRPLIVTDAGVRAAGVLQKALDAIADLEVAVFDQTPSNPTEAAVRAAVELYRSARCDGLIAVGGGSAIDCAKGVAIAATHEGPLKTYATIEGGSPRITDRVVPLIAVPTTSGTGSEVARGAIVIVDDHRKLGFHSWFLMPKAAICDPELTLGLPPKLTAATGMDAIAHCMETFMSAAFNPPADGIGLDGLERAWLHIERATHDGSDREARMNLMSASMQGAMAFQKGLGCVHSLSHSLGGVDPRLHHGTLNALFLPAVIRFNAGAESVQKEQRLQRMARAMHLDSPGDLAEAIRDMNARLGMPKGLAEVGVTPGMFEQIIDGAMADHCHKTNPRLASRDDYKAMLEASM, from the coding sequence ATGGCACTCATCCAATACCTCACGCAGATCCAGTTCGAGTTCGGCGCCATCAAGCTGCTGTCCAGCGAGTGCGCGCGCATCGGCATCACCCGCCCGCTGATCGTCACCGACGCGGGCGTGCGCGCTGCCGGAGTGCTGCAAAAGGCGCTCGACGCCATCGCCGATCTCGAGGTTGCGGTGTTCGACCAGACCCCGTCGAACCCGACCGAAGCCGCGGTGCGTGCGGCCGTCGAGTTGTACCGCAGCGCGCGCTGCGACGGGCTCATCGCCGTGGGCGGCGGCTCCGCCATCGATTGCGCCAAGGGCGTGGCGATAGCGGCCACGCATGAAGGCCCGCTCAAGACCTACGCCACCATCGAAGGCGGCTCGCCCAGGATCACCGACCGCGTGGTGCCGCTCATTGCGGTGCCCACCACCAGCGGCACCGGCAGCGAGGTGGCGCGGGGCGCCATCGTCATCGTCGACGATCACCGCAAGCTCGGTTTCCACAGCTGGTTCCTGATGCCGAAGGCAGCCATCTGCGACCCGGAGCTCACGCTCGGACTGCCGCCCAAGCTCACCGCCGCCACCGGCATGGACGCGATCGCGCACTGCATGGAAACCTTCATGTCGGCGGCCTTCAACCCGCCGGCGGACGGCATCGGGCTCGACGGCCTCGAGCGCGCATGGCTGCACATCGAACGCGCCACCCACGACGGCAGCGACCGAGAAGCGCGGATGAACCTCATGAGCGCGTCGATGCAGGGCGCAATGGCTTTCCAGAAGGGCCTGGGCTGCGTGCACTCGCTGAGCCACAGCCTGGGCGGGGTCGATCCGCGGCTGCATCACGGCACGCTGAACGCCCTGTTCCTGCCCGCGGTGATCCGCTTCAACGCGGGCGCCGAGTCGGTGCAGAAGGAGCAGCGGCTGCAGCGCATGGCGCGGGCCATGCACCTCGATTCGCCCGGCGATCTGGCCGAGGCCATCCGCGACATGAATGCGCGCCTGGGCATGCCCAAGGGCCTGGCCGAAGTGGGCGTGACGCCCGGCATGTTCGAGCAGATCATCGACGGTGCCATGGCCGACCATTGCCACAAGACCAATCCGCGGCTGGCTTCGCGCGACGACTACAAGGCGATGCTCGAAGCCTCGATGTAG
- the mltG gene encoding endolytic transglycosylase MltG: protein MRRFFLTLFLLAALGALGLGAAGLWWVHQPLKLPAPSLDLSVEPGTTPRGIAQAVADAGADVQPQLLYLWFRISGQDRQIRAGSYELERGITPKTLLNVLVRGEEATRSLVLVEGWNFRQVRAALAKAEQLKPETVGMPDDALMAKLGRPGVHPEGRFFPDTYTYSKGSTDIALLQRAMRAMDKKLEAAWAARAADLPIKSADEALVLASIVEKETGKAKDRAEIAAVFVNRLRTGMPLQTDPTVIYGLGTAFDGNLRKKDLQTDTPWNTYTRGGLPPTPIAMPGKAALLAAVQPAQSKSLYFVSRGDGTSQFSSSLDEHNRAVNRYQRGGGSANSGDPKPKVAQ, encoded by the coding sequence GTGCGCCGCTTCTTCCTCACGCTTTTCCTGCTGGCCGCCCTGGGCGCGCTCGGCCTCGGTGCCGCCGGACTCTGGTGGGTGCACCAGCCGCTCAAGCTGCCCGCGCCCAGCCTCGATCTTTCCGTCGAGCCCGGCACCACGCCGCGCGGCATTGCGCAGGCCGTGGCCGACGCCGGCGCCGACGTGCAGCCGCAGCTGCTGTATCTATGGTTCCGCATTTCGGGCCAGGACCGGCAGATTCGCGCCGGCAGCTACGAGCTGGAGCGTGGCATCACGCCCAAGACGCTGCTCAACGTGCTGGTGCGGGGCGAGGAAGCCACGCGCAGCCTGGTGCTGGTCGAGGGCTGGAACTTCCGTCAGGTGCGTGCCGCGCTCGCCAAGGCCGAGCAGCTCAAGCCCGAGACCGTCGGCATGCCCGACGACGCCCTGATGGCCAAGCTGGGCCGGCCCGGCGTTCACCCGGAAGGCCGCTTCTTCCCGGACACCTACACCTATTCGAAGGGCTCCACCGACATCGCGCTGCTGCAGCGCGCCATGCGGGCCATGGACAAGAAGCTGGAGGCCGCATGGGCGGCCCGGGCGGCCGACCTGCCGATCAAATCGGCCGATGAGGCGCTTGTCCTGGCCAGCATTGTCGAAAAGGAGACAGGCAAGGCCAAGGACCGCGCCGAGATTGCCGCCGTCTTCGTCAACAGGCTGCGCACCGGCATGCCGCTGCAGACCGACCCGACCGTGATCTACGGACTGGGCACCGCCTTCGACGGCAACCTGCGCAAGAAAGACCTGCAGACCGACACGCCCTGGAACACCTACACCCGCGGCGGCCTGCCGCCCACGCCCATCGCCATGCCGGGCAAGGCGGCATTGCTGGCGGCGGTGCAGCCGGCGCAAAGCAAGTCGCTGTACTTCGTCTCGCGCGGCGACGGCACGAGCCAGTTCAGCAGTTCGCTCGACGAGCACAACCGCGCGGTCAACCGCTACCAGCGCGGCGGCGGAAGCGCCAACAGCGGCGATCCCAAACCCAAGGTTGCGCAATGA
- a CDS encoding folate-binding protein codes for MTTVVLNGVTALSHLGVIRADGPDAASFLHGQLTQDFALLGATEARLAALCTAKGRVIASFVGIRPQPETILLVCSRDILAATLKRLSMYVLRAKAKLSDATEQFALYGLAGTALAANGLDAAALPGQRTAIGNDISAVSLYPADGVPRAMWIAPAGSPVPAGPSLDAQLWQWSEVRSGIVTVTTPVIEAFVPQMINYESVGGVNFKKGCYPGQEIVARSQFRGTLKRRTYLVQADAPVSAGQEVFAAADAGQPVGTVAQAAPAPDGGWAALISIQISALESGGLHAGSADGATLTVEPLPYPLLEDI; via the coding sequence ATGACTACTGTCGTTCTCAATGGTGTTACCGCTCTTTCCCACCTTGGCGTGATCCGCGCCGACGGACCGGATGCCGCGAGCTTCCTGCACGGGCAGCTCACCCAGGATTTCGCGCTGCTCGGCGCCACGGAGGCCCGCCTGGCGGCGCTTTGCACGGCCAAGGGCCGGGTCATCGCGAGCTTCGTCGGCATCAGGCCGCAGCCCGAAACGATCCTTCTCGTCTGCAGCCGAGACATCCTGGCCGCCACGCTCAAGAGGCTGTCGATGTACGTGCTGCGTGCCAAGGCCAAGCTCTCGGACGCCACCGAGCAGTTCGCGCTGTACGGGCTGGCCGGCACCGCACTGGCCGCCAACGGCCTCGATGCCGCGGCTTTGCCGGGGCAGCGCACCGCCATCGGCAACGACATCAGCGCGGTCTCGCTCTACCCGGCGGACGGCGTGCCACGCGCCATGTGGATTGCGCCCGCCGGCAGCCCGGTGCCCGCAGGTCCGTCGCTCGATGCGCAGCTGTGGCAGTGGAGCGAGGTGCGCAGCGGCATCGTGACCGTGACCACGCCGGTGATCGAGGCCTTCGTGCCGCAGATGATCAACTACGAGTCGGTCGGCGGCGTGAACTTCAAGAAGGGCTGCTACCCGGGCCAGGAGATCGTCGCGCGCAGCCAGTTTCGCGGCACGCTGAAGCGCCGCACCTATCTTGTGCAGGCCGACGCGCCCGTGAGCGCGGGCCAGGAGGTCTTTGCCGCCGCCGACGCCGGGCAACCCGTGGGCACGGTGGCGCAGGCGGCGCCGGCGCCGGACGGCGGCTGGGCCGCGCTGATCTCGATCCAGATCTCGGCGCTTGAATCCGGGGGGCTGCATGCCGGCAGCGCCGACGGTGCCACACTCACGGTGGAGCCGTTGCCGTACCCGCTGCTCGAAGACATCTAG
- a CDS encoding Tex family protein, with protein sequence MQKIIRQLAAEIKVGEHQVKAAIELLDGGATVPFIARYRKEVTDGLDDIQLRELEARLSYLRELEDRRAAVLKSIDEQGKLTPQLRAAIEFAPTKQELEDLYLPFKQKRRTKGQIAREFGIEPLADKLLADPTLDPAVEAKAFLQPATTLDDGKPGPDFSTVPAVLDGVRDILSERWAEDAALVQRLREWLWAEGLLKSTLMAGKDENNADVAKFRDYFDYDEPIGRVPSHRALAVFRGRTLEILDAKLVLPVEPEPGKPSIAEGKIALHLGWSHAARPADDLIRKCVAWTWRVKLALSTERDLFTRLREDAEKVAIKVFADNLRDLLLAAPAGPRVVMGLDPGIRTGVKVAVVDATGKLVETATVFPHEPRKDWEGSLHTLGKLCAKHGVNLIAIGNGTASRETDKLAADLIKLLAKMAAQAGAPEMQVDKVVVSEAGASVYSASEFASQEMPDVDVSLRGAASIARRLQDPLAELVKIDPKSIGVGQYQHDVNQSELARTLQAVVEDCVNSVGVDLNTASVPLLSRVSGLSASVAKAVVRWRESNGAFSTRKQLLDVTGFGPKAFEQSAGFLRIRGGADPLDITGVHPETYPLVEQIIVKTGKPIAELMGRAEMLKTLKPELFANEKFGVITVKDILGELEKPGRDPRPDFKVARFNDGVDDIKDLVEGMILEGTVSNVAQFGAFIDLGVHQDGLVHVSQLSHKFVNDAREVVKTGDIVKVKVMEVDVARKRIGLSMKLDAAPARRDGPRDNRFEGASRGQQQGARRDNAPQPAGQMASAFAKLQGLRK encoded by the coding sequence ATGCAGAAAATCATTCGCCAGCTCGCTGCCGAGATCAAGGTGGGCGAGCACCAGGTGAAGGCGGCCATCGAGCTGCTCGACGGCGGCGCCACGGTTCCGTTCATCGCCCGCTACCGCAAGGAGGTCACCGACGGCCTCGACGACATCCAGCTGCGCGAACTCGAGGCACGCCTCTCGTACCTGCGCGAACTCGAAGACCGCCGCGCCGCGGTGCTCAAGAGCATCGACGAGCAGGGCAAGCTCACGCCGCAGCTGCGCGCCGCAATCGAGTTCGCGCCGACCAAGCAGGAGCTCGAGGACCTGTACCTGCCATTCAAGCAGAAGCGCCGCACCAAGGGCCAGATCGCACGCGAGTTCGGCATCGAGCCGCTGGCCGACAAGCTGCTGGCCGACCCGACGCTGGACCCGGCCGTCGAAGCCAAGGCCTTCCTGCAGCCCGCGACCACGCTGGACGACGGCAAGCCGGGCCCCGATTTCTCCACCGTGCCCGCCGTGCTCGACGGCGTGCGCGACATTCTTTCCGAGCGCTGGGCCGAAGACGCGGCACTGGTGCAGCGCCTGCGCGAATGGCTCTGGGCCGAAGGCCTGCTCAAGTCGACGCTGATGGCCGGCAAGGACGAGAACAACGCCGATGTCGCGAAGTTTCGCGACTACTTCGATTACGACGAGCCGATCGGCCGCGTGCCTTCGCACCGCGCGCTGGCGGTGTTCCGCGGGCGCACGCTCGAAATCCTCGATGCCAAGCTGGTGCTGCCGGTGGAGCCGGAACCCGGCAAGCCCAGCATCGCCGAAGGCAAGATCGCGCTGCACCTGGGCTGGAGCCATGCCGCCCGGCCGGCCGACGACCTGATCCGCAAGTGCGTGGCCTGGACCTGGCGCGTGAAGCTGGCGCTCTCCACCGAGCGCGACCTGTTCACCCGCCTGCGCGAAGACGCCGAGAAGGTCGCGATCAAGGTGTTTGCCGACAACCTGCGCGACCTGCTGCTGGCTGCACCGGCCGGCCCGCGCGTGGTGATGGGCCTGGACCCGGGCATCCGCACCGGCGTGAAAGTGGCCGTGGTCGATGCCACCGGCAAGCTGGTCGAGACCGCCACCGTGTTCCCGCACGAGCCGCGCAAGGACTGGGAAGGCTCGCTGCACACGCTCGGCAAGCTCTGCGCCAAGCACGGCGTGAACCTGATCGCGATCGGCAACGGCACTGCGAGCCGCGAGACCGACAAGCTGGCCGCGGACCTCATCAAGCTGCTCGCCAAGATGGCCGCACAGGCCGGCGCACCCGAGATGCAGGTCGACAAGGTGGTGGTCAGCGAAGCCGGCGCTTCGGTGTATTCGGCGAGCGAGTTCGCATCGCAGGAAATGCCCGACGTGGACGTGAGCCTGCGCGGCGCGGCCAGCATTGCGCGCCGCCTGCAAGACCCGCTGGCCGAGCTCGTGAAGATCGACCCCAAGAGCATCGGCGTGGGCCAGTACCAGCACGACGTGAACCAGAGCGAACTGGCGCGCACGCTGCAGGCCGTGGTGGAAGACTGCGTGAACTCGGTGGGCGTGGACCTCAATACCGCGAGCGTGCCTTTGCTGTCGCGCGTCTCGGGCCTGTCAGCCAGCGTGGCCAAGGCGGTGGTGCGCTGGCGCGAATCGAACGGCGCCTTCTCCACGCGCAAGCAGCTGCTCGACGTGACCGGCTTCGGCCCCAAGGCCTTCGAGCAGAGCGCGGGCTTCCTGCGCATCCGCGGCGGCGCAGACCCGCTCGACATCACCGGCGTGCATCCCGAGACCTATCCGCTGGTCGAGCAGATCATCGTCAAGACCGGCAAGCCGATCGCCGAGCTGATGGGCCGGGCCGAAATGCTCAAGACGCTGAAGCCCGAGCTGTTCGCCAACGAGAAATTCGGCGTCATCACGGTGAAGGACATCCTCGGCGAACTCGAGAAGCCCGGCCGCGATCCGCGCCCCGACTTCAAGGTAGCGCGCTTCAACGATGGCGTGGACGACATCAAGGACCTGGTCGAGGGCATGATCCTCGAGGGCACCGTGAGCAACGTGGCGCAGTTCGGCGCCTTCATCGACCTGGGCGTGCACCAGGACGGCCTGGTGCACGTGAGCCAGCTGAGCCACAAGTTCGTGAACGACGCGCGCGAGGTCGTGAAGACCGGCGACATCGTCAAGGTCAAGGTGATGGAAGTGGACGTGGCGCGCAAGCGCATCGGCCTGTCGATGAAGCTGGACGCCGCACCCGCGCGGCGCGACGGACCGCGCGACAACCGCTTCGAAGGCGCAAGCCGTGGCCAGCAGCAAGGCGCGCGCCGCGACAACGCGCCCCAGCCCGCGGGGCAGATGGCGAGTGCGTTTGCCAAGCTGCAGGGTTTGCGCAAGTAG